In Mycobacterium sp. 050128, one genomic interval encodes:
- the lpqB gene encoding MtrAB system accessory lipoprotein LpqB: protein MRLLVALLAVLLAGCAGIPSTSAPQAIGTVERPAPSNLPKPTPGMDPDVLLREFLKATADPANRHLAARQFLTQSASNAWDDAGSALLIDHVVFVETRGAERVSATMRADILGSLSDVGVFETAEGVLPDPGPIELVKTSGGWRIDKLPNGVFLDWQQFQSTYKRNTLYFADPTGKTVVPDPRYVAVSDHDQLPTELISKLLAGPRPEMAHTVRNLLAPPLRLRGPVTRADGGKNGIGRGYGGARIDLQKLSTTDPHSRQLLAAQIIWTLARADIRGPYVIYADGAPLDDRFAEGWTTSDVAATDPGAADGAGAGLHALINGSLVGLDGQRTTTVNGAFGRMGDQTLAALSRSGRQVASVVTLHRGAPDMAESLWIGDLGGEAVQSADGHSLTRPSWALDDAVWVVVDGNNVLRAIQEPASGQPARLPVDSGAVASKFPGPISDLQLSRDGTRAAMVIGGMVILAGVEQTQAGQYALTYPRRLGFGLGNSVVSLYWRTGDDMVVTRNDLAHPVSYVNLDGVNSDAPAHGLQIPLTAIAANPSTVYVAAPQGVLQYSASAPESQQTWSDVPGLMTGGAAPVLPG, encoded by the coding sequence ATGCGGCTCCTCGTCGCACTGCTGGCGGTGCTGCTCGCCGGCTGCGCGGGGATTCCCAGTACCTCGGCGCCGCAGGCCATCGGCACCGTCGAGCGGCCCGCCCCGTCGAATCTGCCCAAGCCGACCCCCGGCATGGATCCCGACGTGTTGCTGCGCGAATTCCTCAAGGCCACAGCCGATCCGGCCAACCGGCATCTGGCGGCGCGGCAGTTCCTCACCCAGTCGGCATCCAATGCCTGGGACGACGCCGGTAGCGCACTGCTGATCGACCACGTGGTGTTCGTCGAAACCCGTGGTGCAGAACGTGTTTCGGCGACGATGCGGGCCGACATCCTGGGCTCGCTGTCCGACGTCGGGGTGTTCGAAACGGCCGAGGGTGTGCTGCCCGACCCCGGGCCGATCGAGCTGGTCAAGACGTCCGGTGGCTGGCGAATCGACAAGCTGCCCAACGGTGTTTTCCTAGACTGGCAACAGTTTCAATCCACCTACAAGCGCAATACGCTCTACTTCGCCGATCCGACCGGTAAGACGGTGGTGCCCGATCCGCGCTATGTCGCGGTCTCCGATCACGATCAGCTGCCCACCGAACTCATCTCCAAGCTGCTGGCCGGGCCCCGGCCCGAGATGGCGCACACGGTTCGCAACCTGCTCGCCCCGCCGCTGCGCCTGCGCGGGCCGGTGACCCGGGCCGACGGCGGCAAGAACGGGATCGGTCGAGGCTACGGCGGCGCGCGCATCGATTTGCAGAAGCTGTCCACCACCGATCCGCACAGTAGGCAATTGCTTGCCGCACAGATCATTTGGACGCTGGCCAGAGCCGACATCAGAGGTCCGTATGTGATTTATGCCGACGGCGCACCGCTGGACGACAGGTTCGCCGAAGGGTGGACGACCTCCGACGTCGCCGCCACCGACCCGGGTGCGGCCGACGGTGCCGGCGCGGGGCTGCACGCGCTGATCAACGGATCGCTGGTCGGCCTGGACGGGCAGCGGACCACCACGGTGAACGGCGCATTCGGCCGGATGGGCGATCAGACGCTCGCGGCGCTGTCCCGCAGCGGCCGGCAGGTGGCGTCCGTCGTGACGCTGCACCGCGGCGCCCCGGACATGGCCGAGTCGCTGTGGATCGGTGATCTCGGTGGCGAGGCGGTGCAATCCGCCGACGGACACAGCCTGACGCGCCCCAGCTGGGCGCTGGACGACGCGGTCTGGGTGGTGGTGGACGGCAATAACGTGCTGCGGGCCATCCAGGAACCGGCATCCGGGCAACCCGCTCGCCTGCCGGTGGATTCCGGGGCGGTGGCGAGCAAGTTCCCGGGCCCGATCAGTGACTTGCAACTGTCACGCGACGGCACGCGCGCGGCGATGGTGATCGGCGGCATGGTCATTCTCGCCGGTGTGGAGCAGACCCAGGCCGGGCAATATGCGCTGACCTATCCCCGGCGATTGGGTTTCGGGCTGGGCAATTCGGTGGTGTCCCTGTACTGGCGCACCGGCGACGACATGGTGGTGACCCGCAACGACCTCGCCCATCCGGTCTCATACGTGAACCTCGACGGGGTGAACTCCGACGCCCCCGCACACGGTTTGCAGATCCCGCTGACCGCGATCGCGGCCAACCCGTCGACCGTCTACGTCGCGGCACCGCAGGGCGTGCTGCAGTATTCGGCGTCGGCGCCGGAAAGCCAGCAAACCTGGTCCGACGTGCCGGGCTTGATGACCGGTGGCGCTGCTCCGGTGCTGCCTGGGTAG
- a CDS encoding ComF family protein yields the protein MLDLILPLECGGCRTASTRWCDACAMELLVKPDEPHLISPRIDPHVPVFALGRYAGARRQAILAMKEQGRRDLVAPLARALAAGVHRLLAWGIVDTPLTVVPAPTRRAAARRRGGDPVARVAHAAVGRHPDVTVAAALRMKARTRDSVGLGTAERERNVAGRVLLRGAAPRTEVLLVDDIVTTGATAGESVRVLSAAGVRVAAVLAIAFA from the coding sequence GTGCTCGATTTGATCCTGCCGCTGGAGTGCGGTGGCTGCCGGACGGCGTCGACTCGCTGGTGCGACGCGTGCGCCATGGAGCTTCTCGTCAAGCCCGACGAGCCGCACCTGATCAGTCCGCGCATCGACCCGCACGTACCCGTGTTCGCACTCGGGCGTTACGCCGGCGCCCGTCGTCAGGCGATTCTCGCGATGAAGGAGCAGGGCCGCCGCGATCTCGTCGCGCCACTGGCCCGGGCGCTGGCCGCGGGTGTTCACCGGCTGCTCGCCTGGGGCATCGTCGATACCCCGTTGACGGTCGTGCCCGCGCCGACCCGGCGCGCGGCGGCACGCCGGCGCGGCGGCGACCCCGTCGCCCGTGTGGCGCACGCCGCCGTGGGCCGGCATCCGGACGTCACCGTCGCCGCGGCGTTGCGCATGAAAGCGCGGACCCGCGACTCGGTGGGTCTCGGCACCGCCGAACGCGAGCGCAACGTCGCCGGCCGGGTGCTGCTGCGGGGCGCGGCGCCGCGCACCGAGGTGCTGCTCGTCGACGACATCGTCACCACCGGCGCGACCGCGGGTGAGTCGGTCCGGGTCTTGTCGGCGGCCGGAGTGCGGGTGGCGGCGGTGCTGGCGATCGCGTTCGCCTGA
- the ahcY gene encoding adenosylhomocysteinase, whose translation MTLTPDVVNGIDFKIADLSLAEFGRKELDLAEYEMPGLMSLRREYADVQPLKGARISGSLHMTVQTAVLIETLTSLGAEVRWASCNIFSTQDHAAAAVVVGPHGTPEEPKGVPVFAWKGESLEEYWWCAEQMLTWEGEPANMILDDGGDATMMVLRGAQYEKAGVVPPAEDDDSAEWKVFLSVLRSRFETDKTKWTKISESVKGVTEETTTGVLRLYQFAAAGDLAFPAINVNDSVTKSKFDNKYGTRHSLLDGINRGTDALIGGKNVLICGYGDVGKGCAEAAKGQGARVSVTEIDPINALQALMEGFDVVTVEDAIADADIVITATGNKDIISLEHMKAMKDHAILGNIGHFDNEIDMAALERSGATKLNIKPQVDLWTFKDSGKAIIVLSEGRLLNLGNATGHPSFVMSNSFANQTIAQIELWTKNDEYDNEVYRLPKHLDEKVARIHVEALGGQLTKLTKDQAEYLGVDVEGPFKPDHYRY comes from the coding sequence ATGACTCTGACGCCCGACGTTGTAAACGGCATCGACTTCAAGATCGCCGATCTGTCGCTCGCAGAATTCGGCCGCAAAGAGCTTGACCTGGCCGAATACGAGATGCCCGGCCTGATGTCGCTGCGTCGCGAGTACGCCGACGTGCAGCCGTTGAAGGGCGCGCGCATCTCGGGCTCGCTGCACATGACCGTGCAGACCGCCGTGCTGATCGAGACGCTGACCTCGCTGGGCGCCGAGGTCCGCTGGGCCTCCTGCAACATCTTCTCCACCCAGGACCACGCCGCGGCCGCGGTCGTCGTCGGACCGCACGGCACCCCGGAGGAGCCCAAGGGCGTACCGGTGTTCGCGTGGAAGGGCGAGTCGCTCGAGGAGTACTGGTGGTGCGCCGAGCAGATGCTCACCTGGGAGGGCGAGCCGGCCAACATGATCCTGGACGACGGCGGCGACGCGACCATGATGGTGCTGCGGGGCGCGCAGTACGAGAAGGCCGGCGTGGTGCCGCCCGCCGAGGACGACGACTCCGCGGAATGGAAGGTCTTCCTGAGCGTGCTGCGGAGCCGCTTCGAGACCGACAAGACCAAGTGGACCAAGATCTCCGAGTCCGTCAAGGGTGTCACCGAGGAGACCACCACCGGCGTGCTGCGCCTCTACCAGTTCGCGGCAGCCGGCGACCTGGCGTTCCCGGCGATCAACGTCAACGACTCGGTCACCAAGTCCAAGTTCGACAACAAGTACGGCACCCGGCACTCGCTGCTCGACGGCATCAACCGCGGCACCGACGCGCTGATCGGCGGCAAGAACGTGCTGATCTGTGGTTACGGCGACGTGGGTAAGGGCTGCGCCGAGGCCGCCAAGGGCCAGGGTGCGCGGGTGTCCGTCACCGAGATCGACCCGATCAACGCGCTGCAGGCGCTGATGGAGGGCTTCGACGTGGTGACCGTCGAGGACGCCATCGCCGACGCCGACATCGTCATCACCGCGACCGGCAACAAGGACATCATCTCGCTGGAGCACATGAAGGCGATGAAGGACCACGCCATCCTGGGCAACATCGGCCACTTCGACAACGAAATCGACATGGCCGCGCTGGAGCGCTCCGGGGCGACGAAGCTCAACATCAAGCCGCAGGTCGACCTGTGGACGTTCAAGGATTCCGGCAAGGCGATCATCGTGCTGTCCGAGGGTCGGTTGCTGAACCTGGGCAACGCCACCGGGCACCCGTCGTTCGTGATGAGCAACAGCTTCGCCAACCAGACGATCGCGCAGATCGAGCTGTGGACCAAGAACGACGAGTACGACAACGAGGTCTACCGGCTGCCCAAGCACCTCGACGAGAAGGTGGCCCGCATCCACGTCGAGGCGCTCGGCGGTCAGCTGACCAAGCTCACCAAGGACCAGGCCGAGTACCTGGGCGTCGACGTCGAGGGCCCGTTCAAGCCGGACCACTACCGCTACTGA
- the mtrB gene encoding MtrAB system histidine kinase MtrB: MIWGSRRRIHGHRWGRTGPMTRGMSALSRAVGIAWRRSLQLRVVALTLGLSLAVILALGFVLTSQVTNRVLDVKVKAGIEQIERARGTVGGIVNGEETRSLDSSLQLARNTLTSKTDPASGPGLAGAFDVVLMVPGDGPRAATAAGPVDQVPASLRGFVKAGQAAYQYATVHTEGFSGPALIVGTPASSQVANLELYLIFPLASEQATIRLVRGTMITGGAVLLVLLAGIALLVSRQVVVPVRSASRIAERFADGHLSERMPVRGEDDMARLAVSFNDMAESLSRQITQLEEFGNLQRRFTSDVSHELRTPLTTVRMAADLIYDHSSELDPTLQRSTELMVNELDRFETLLNDLLEISRHDAGVAELSVEAVDLRTTVQKALGNVGHLSEDAGIELVVDMPDEEVIAEVDPRRVERILRNLIANAIDHAEHKPVRIRMGVDEDTVAVTVRDYGVGLRPGEEKLVFSRFWRSDPSRVRRSGGTGLGLAISVEDARLHQGRLEAWGEPGQGACFRLTLPLVRGHKVTTSPLPMKPIPQPAPPAGEPGQSAGKERSRQHEHAERGV, translated from the coding sequence TTGATCTGGGGCTCGCGGCGACGTATTCACGGTCACCGCTGGGGACGCACCGGTCCCATGACTCGGGGCATGAGTGCGTTGAGTCGAGCCGTCGGCATTGCCTGGCGCCGCTCGCTGCAGCTGCGAGTCGTGGCGTTGACTCTCGGGCTGTCGTTGGCGGTGATCCTGGCGCTCGGCTTCGTGCTGACCAGCCAGGTCACCAACCGCGTTCTTGACGTCAAGGTCAAGGCGGGTATCGAGCAGATCGAGCGGGCGCGCGGCACCGTCGGCGGGATCGTCAACGGTGAGGAGACCCGCTCGCTGGACAGCAGCCTGCAGCTGGCCCGCAACACGTTGACCTCGAAAACCGATCCGGCGTCCGGTCCCGGCCTTGCCGGGGCGTTCGACGTGGTGCTGATGGTGCCCGGTGACGGCCCGCGCGCCGCGACCGCCGCCGGGCCGGTCGACCAGGTGCCCGCCTCGTTGCGTGGCTTCGTCAAGGCGGGGCAGGCGGCCTACCAATACGCCACGGTGCACACCGAAGGCTTTTCGGGACCGGCGCTGATCGTCGGCACGCCGGCGTCGTCGCAGGTGGCCAACCTGGAGCTGTACCTGATCTTCCCGCTGGCCAGTGAGCAGGCCACGATCAGGCTGGTGCGCGGCACGATGATCACCGGTGGGGCGGTGCTGCTGGTACTGCTGGCCGGAATCGCACTGCTGGTATCGCGGCAGGTGGTGGTGCCGGTGCGGTCGGCGTCGCGGATCGCCGAACGGTTCGCCGACGGGCATTTGTCCGAACGCATGCCGGTACGCGGTGAAGACGACATGGCGCGGTTGGCGGTGTCGTTCAACGACATGGCCGAGAGTCTGTCGCGGCAGATCACCCAGCTCGAGGAGTTCGGCAACCTGCAGCGCCGGTTCACCTCCGATGTCAGCCACGAACTTCGTACGCCGCTGACCACGGTGCGAATGGCCGCCGACCTGATCTACGACCACAGCTCCGAGCTGGACCCCACCCTGCAACGCTCCACCGAGCTGATGGTCAACGAGCTAGATCGCTTCGAGACCCTGCTCAACGACCTGCTGGAAATTTCCCGGCACGACGCCGGTGTGGCCGAATTGTCCGTGGAGGCGGTCGACTTGCGCACGACCGTGCAGAAAGCGCTGGGTAACGTCGGCCACCTTTCCGAGGACGCCGGCATCGAGCTGGTCGTGGACATGCCCGACGAAGAGGTAATCGCCGAAGTCGATCCGCGGCGGGTGGAGCGGATCCTGCGCAATCTGATCGCCAACGCCATCGACCATGCCGAGCACAAACCGGTGCGCATCCGGATGGGCGTCGACGAAGACACCGTCGCCGTCACCGTCCGCGACTACGGGGTGGGGCTGCGGCCCGGCGAGGAGAAGCTGGTGTTCAGCAGGTTCTGGCGCTCGGACCCGTCGCGGGTGCGGCGCTCCGGCGGAACCGGGCTGGGTCTCGCGATCAGCGTCGAGGACGCGCGCCTGCACCAGGGCCGGCTGGAGGCGTGGGGTGAGCCCGGTCAGGGCGCCTGTTTCCGGCTGACGCTTCCGCTGGTCCGCGGCCACAAGGTCACCACCAGCCCGTTGCCGATGAAGCCGATCCCGCAGCCGGCGCCGCCGGCCGGGGAGCCCGGGCAATCGGCCGGCAAAGAGCGTTCGCGCCAACATGAGCACGCCGAAAGGGGCGTGTGA
- the mtrA gene encoding two-component system response regulator MtrA: protein MDSMRQRILVVDDDASLAEMLTIVLRGEGFDTAVIGDGTQALTAVRELRPDLVLLDLMLPGMNGIDVCRVLRADSGVPIVMLTAKTDTVDVVLGLESGADDYIMKPFKPKELVARVRARLRRNDDEPAEMLSIADVEIDVPAHKVTRNGEQISLTPLEFDLLVALARKPRQVFTRDVLLEQVWGYRHPADTRLVNVHVQRLRAKVEKDPENPTVVLTVRGVGYKAGPP from the coding sequence ATGGACTCCATGAGGCAAAGGATTTTGGTCGTCGACGACGACGCTTCGCTCGCGGAGATGCTGACCATCGTTCTTCGTGGGGAGGGTTTCGACACTGCGGTCATCGGTGATGGCACGCAGGCTCTGACCGCGGTGCGCGAACTGCGGCCCGACCTGGTGCTGCTCGACCTGATGTTGCCCGGTATGAACGGCATCGACGTATGCCGGGTGTTGCGCGCCGACTCCGGCGTTCCGATCGTGATGCTGACCGCCAAGACCGACACCGTGGATGTGGTGCTCGGCCTGGAGTCGGGCGCCGACGACTACATCATGAAGCCGTTCAAGCCGAAGGAGCTGGTGGCCCGGGTGCGGGCGCGGCTGCGGCGCAACGACGACGAGCCGGCCGAGATGCTCTCCATCGCCGACGTCGAGATCGACGTGCCGGCGCACAAGGTCACCCGCAACGGCGAGCAGATCTCGCTGACCCCGCTGGAGTTCGACCTGCTGGTCGCGCTGGCACGCAAACCGCGCCAGGTGTTTACTCGTGATGTACTGCTCGAACAGGTGTGGGGCTACCGTCATCCAGCGGACACCCGCTTGGTGAATGTGCACGTCCAGCGCCTGCGGGCCAAGGTCGAGAAAGACCCCGAGAACCCGACTGTGGTGTTAACCGTTCGAGGAGTGGGTTACAAGGCCGGACCTCCGTGA
- the hpf gene encoding ribosome hibernation-promoting factor, HPF/YfiA family — MDSTQLLDEPPARIDAQEPTTTAEVVFKGRNVEIPDHFRVYVSQKLARLERFDKTIYLFDVELKHERNRRQRKSCQRVEITARGRGPVVRGEACADSFYSALESAVVRLESRLRRGKDRRKVHYGEKTPVSLAEATAVAPPERVFRDNHAPAEPHQHDTGDDDRDHQPGRVVRTKEHQATPMSVDDALYEMELVGHDFFLFYDKQTERPSVVYRRHAYDYGLIRLS, encoded by the coding sequence GTGGATTCCACTCAGCTCCTGGACGAACCACCGGCAAGGATCGACGCGCAGGAACCGACCACCACCGCCGAGGTTGTGTTCAAGGGTCGCAACGTCGAGATTCCCGATCACTTCCGCGTTTACGTCTCGCAGAAACTCGCCCGCTTGGAACGTTTCGACAAGACCATCTACCTCTTCGATGTCGAGCTCAAGCACGAACGCAACCGTCGCCAACGTAAGTCCTGTCAGCGCGTGGAGATCACCGCGCGGGGCCGTGGGCCGGTAGTCCGCGGCGAGGCGTGCGCCGACAGCTTCTATTCCGCGCTCGAGTCCGCGGTGGTCCGGCTGGAAAGCCGGCTGCGCCGCGGCAAGGACCGCCGCAAGGTCCATTACGGCGAAAAGACCCCGGTTTCGCTGGCCGAGGCTACCGCGGTGGCCCCCCCGGAGCGTGTTTTCCGCGACAACCATGCGCCCGCGGAGCCGCATCAACACGACACCGGCGACGACGACCGAGACCATCAGCCCGGTCGGGTGGTGCGTACCAAGGAACACCAGGCCACGCCGATGTCGGTCGACGACGCGCTCTACGAGATGGAGCTCGTCGGACACGACTTCTTTTTGTTCTACGACAAGCAGACCGAGCGGCCGTCCGTCGTCTATCGCCGTCACGCCTACGACTACGGACTGATCAGGCTCTCCTGA
- a CDS encoding dTMP kinase, translating to MLIAIEGVDGSGKRTLTEGLRKAFEAAGKSVATMAFPRYGQSVTADIAAEALHGEHGDLATSVYAMALLFALDRAGAADDIEELRGSHDVLILDRYVASNAAYSAARLHQDASGDAASWVYALEFQRLGLPAPDCQVLLGVSAELAGERARRRAESDPGRPRDSYERDDGLQQRTRAVYAGLAAAGWGGRWLVVDANVDPARLAADLTVDRPRIGPE from the coding sequence GTGCTGATCGCGATCGAGGGCGTCGACGGCTCCGGCAAGCGGACGCTGACCGAAGGGCTGCGCAAGGCCTTCGAAGCCGCCGGCAAGTCGGTGGCCACGATGGCATTCCCCCGGTACGGGCAGTCGGTGACCGCCGACATCGCGGCCGAGGCGCTGCACGGCGAGCACGGCGACCTCGCGACGTCGGTCTACGCGATGGCGCTGCTGTTCGCGCTGGACCGGGCCGGCGCGGCCGACGACATCGAGGAGCTGCGTGGCAGCCACGACGTGCTCATTCTCGATCGCTACGTCGCCTCCAACGCGGCCTACAGCGCCGCGCGCCTGCACCAGGACGCCTCCGGAGACGCGGCTTCCTGGGTCTACGCGTTGGAATTCCAGCGGCTCGGACTGCCCGCCCCGGATTGTCAGGTGCTGCTCGGGGTGTCCGCCGAGCTCGCCGGGGAGCGGGCCCGGCGCCGGGCCGAGTCCGATCCGGGCCGTCCGCGCGACAGCTACGAGCGCGACGACGGGCTCCAGCAGCGCACCCGCGCGGTGTACGCCGGGCTGGCCGCCGCGGGCTGGGGCGGGCGATGGCTGGTGGTCGACGCGAACGTCGATCCGGCGCGCCTGGCGGCCGATTTGACCGTTGATAGGCCCCGGATAGGCCCCGAATAG
- the secA gene encoding preprotein translocase subunit SecA has protein sequence MLSKLLRLGEGRMVKRLKRVADYVNTLSDDVEKLTDAELRAKTDEFRKRLDDGETLDDLLPEAFAVAREAAWRVLDQRPFDVQVMGAAALHLGNVAEMKTGEGKTLTCVLPAYLNALAGNGVHIVTVNDYLAKRDSEWMGRVHRFLGLQVGVILANMTPDERRVAYGADITYGTNNEFGFDYLRDNMAHSVDDMVQRGHTFAIVDEVDSILIDEARTPLIISGPADGASNWYLEFARLAPLMEKDTHYEVDLRKRTVGVHELGVEFVEDQLGIDNLYEAANSPLVSYLNNALKAKELFNRDKDYIVRDGEVLIVDEFTGRVLIGRRYNEGMHQAIEAKEHVEIKAENQTLATITLQNYFRLYDKLAGMTGTAQTEAAELHEIYKLGVVPIPTNKEMIREDQSDLIYKTEEAKYIAVVDDVSERYEKGQPVLIGTTSVERSEYLSRQFQKRRIPHNVLNAKFHEQEAGIIAVAGRRGGITVATNMAGRGTDIVLGGNVDFLTDQRLRERGLDPLETPEEYEAAWHEELPKVKEEASAEAKEVIEAGGLYVLGTERHESRRIDNQLRGRSGRQGDPGESRFYLSLGDELMRRFNGAALEAMLNRLNLPDDVPIEAKMVTRAIKSAQTQVEQQNFEVRKNVLKYDEVMNQQRKVIYAERKRILEGENLQEQALEMVRDVITAYVDGATTEGYAEDWDLDALWSALKTLYPVGIEHESLTRRDADSEHDDLTREELLEALVKDAERAYATRESELEEIAGEGAMRQLERNVLLNVIDRKWREHLYEMDYLKEGIGLRAMAQRDPLVEYQREGYDMFMAMLDAMKEESVGFLFNVSVEAVPAPQVAPVETPEGLAEFATAAEQQQDESASAPAPVREPAPSTLRAKGIDNFDSEAPALSYSGPAEDGSAEVQRNGGGAQKTPAGVPAGASRRERRAAARQQGRGAKPPKSVKKR, from the coding sequence GTGCTGTCGAAGCTGCTGCGCCTTGGTGAAGGTCGCATGGTCAAGCGCCTCAAGCGCGTGGCCGACTATGTCAACACGTTGTCCGACGACGTCGAGAAACTCACCGATGCGGAGCTGAGGGCCAAGACCGACGAGTTCCGTAAGCGGCTCGATGACGGCGAAACCCTCGATGACCTGCTGCCCGAGGCCTTCGCGGTGGCCCGCGAGGCCGCCTGGCGGGTGCTGGATCAGCGTCCGTTCGACGTGCAGGTGATGGGCGCCGCCGCGCTGCACCTGGGCAACGTCGCCGAGATGAAAACCGGTGAGGGCAAGACGCTGACCTGTGTGTTGCCGGCCTACCTCAACGCGCTGGCCGGCAACGGCGTGCACATCGTCACCGTCAACGACTACCTGGCCAAACGCGACAGCGAGTGGATGGGCCGGGTGCACCGCTTCCTCGGCCTGCAGGTCGGGGTGATCCTGGCCAACATGACCCCCGACGAGCGCCGGGTGGCTTACGGCGCCGACATCACCTACGGCACCAACAACGAGTTCGGCTTCGACTACCTGCGCGACAACATGGCGCATTCGGTCGACGACATGGTGCAGCGCGGACACACCTTTGCGATCGTCGACGAGGTCGACTCCATCCTGATCGACGAGGCCCGCACGCCGCTGATCATCTCCGGGCCCGCCGACGGCGCCTCCAACTGGTACCTCGAGTTCGCCCGGTTGGCCCCGCTGATGGAAAAGGACACCCACTATGAGGTGGACCTGCGCAAACGCACCGTCGGTGTGCATGAACTCGGGGTCGAGTTCGTCGAGGATCAGCTCGGTATCGACAACCTCTACGAGGCCGCCAACTCGCCGCTGGTCAGCTACCTGAACAACGCGCTGAAGGCCAAGGAGCTGTTCAACCGCGACAAGGACTACATCGTCCGCGACGGCGAGGTCCTGATCGTCGACGAGTTCACCGGTCGTGTGCTGATCGGCCGCCGCTACAACGAGGGCATGCACCAGGCCATCGAGGCCAAGGAGCACGTCGAGATCAAGGCCGAGAACCAGACGCTGGCCACCATCACGCTGCAGAACTACTTCCGGCTCTACGACAAGCTGGCCGGCATGACCGGTACCGCCCAGACCGAGGCGGCCGAGCTGCACGAGATCTACAAGCTGGGTGTGGTCCCCATCCCGACCAACAAGGAGATGATCCGCGAGGACCAGTCCGACCTGATCTACAAGACCGAGGAAGCCAAGTACATCGCGGTGGTCGACGACGTATCCGAACGCTACGAGAAGGGCCAGCCGGTCCTGATCGGTACCACCAGCGTGGAGCGGTCGGAATACCTGTCGCGACAGTTCCAGAAGCGCCGCATCCCGCACAACGTGCTCAACGCGAAGTTCCACGAGCAGGAAGCCGGCATCATCGCGGTGGCCGGGCGCCGGGGCGGCATCACCGTGGCCACCAACATGGCCGGTCGCGGTACCGACATCGTGCTGGGCGGCAACGTCGACTTCCTCACCGACCAGCGGCTGCGCGAGCGGGGCCTGGACCCGCTGGAGACGCCCGAGGAGTACGAGGCGGCCTGGCACGAGGAACTGCCCAAGGTCAAAGAGGAAGCCAGTGCCGAGGCCAAAGAGGTGATCGAGGCCGGCGGGCTGTACGTGCTGGGCACCGAACGCCACGAGTCGCGCCGTATCGACAACCAGCTACGCGGCCGCTCCGGCCGGCAGGGCGACCCGGGTGAATCACGCTTCTACCTGTCACTGGGTGACGAGTTGATGCGGCGGTTCAATGGCGCCGCGCTCGAGGCGATGCTCAACCGGCTGAACCTGCCCGACGATGTGCCGATCGAAGCCAAGATGGTCACCCGCGCCATCAAGAGCGCCCAAACCCAGGTCGAGCAGCAGAACTTCGAGGTCCGCAAAAACGTCCTCAAGTACGACGAGGTGATGAACCAGCAGCGCAAGGTGATCTACGCCGAGCGCAAACGCATTCTCGAGGGCGAGAACCTGCAGGAGCAGGCGCTCGAGATGGTCCGCGACGTCATCACCGCCTACGTGGATGGCGCGACAACCGAAGGCTATGCCGAGGATTGGGACCTCGACGCGTTGTGGTCGGCGCTCAAGACGCTGTATCCGGTCGGAATCGAGCACGAGTCGCTCACGCGTCGGGACGCGGACTCCGAGCACGACGATCTCACCCGCGAGGAGCTGCTCGAGGCGCTCGTCAAAGACGCCGAACGGGCTTACGCCACAAGGGAATCCGAACTGGAGGAGATCGCCGGCGAGGGCGCGATGCGACAGCTGGAACGCAACGTGTTGCTCAACGTCATCGACCGCAAGTGGCGTGAGCACCTCTACGAGATGGACTACCTCAAGGAGGGTATCGGGCTGCGCGCGATGGCTCAGCGCGACCCGCTGGTCGAGTACCAGCGCGAGGGCTACGACATGTTCATGGCCATGCTGGATGCCATGAAGGAGGAGTCGGTCGGCTTCTTGTTCAACGTCAGCGTGGAGGCGGTTCCCGCTCCGCAGGTCGCGCCGGTGGAAACGCCGGAAGGGCTGGCGGAGTTCGCGACTGCCGCCGAACAGCAGCAGGACGAATCCGCTTCCGCACCTGCCCCGGTGCGCGAACCGGCTCCAAGCACCTTGCGCGCCAAGGGTATTGACAATTTTGATAGTGAGGCGCCCGCCCTTTCGTATTCCGGTCCGGCAGAAGACGGTTCGGCCGAAGTCCAGCGCAACGGCGGCGGCGCGCAGAAGACTCCGGCCGGCGTGCCTGCCGGGGCCAGCAGGCGCGAGCGCCGCGCGGCCGCCCGCCAGCAGGGCCGGGGCGCCAAGCCGCCGAAGTCGGTCAAGAAGCGCTAG